The Hevea brasiliensis isolate MT/VB/25A 57/8 chromosome 9, ASM3005281v1, whole genome shotgun sequence nucleotide sequence tttatatccccgcgaagctctcaacgagtggagcgctctggtactctcggttttctcgtggggttcacggtttgcgagaaatctagcccgaaagtcaaaatgggctaaaacttcccgggcaaaaatgggacaaaccgctcaatagatttcggtgttcttggtgtctatggaaagctctcgacgagtagatgaatttagacacaagactcggTCCGATTAGTGGCCGGATCGGTCGGATTTTGGCCGGAAAGTCGAAAAGTCGCTCGCGCAGGGGAGGGGCGTTCGCGCGCGTTTTCTGGCCGTTTGGGGCAGCGGCTGGTGGGCTAGGACGGCTGAGGGTGGGCGCCGgtgagctggggtggcaggggaggcggcggcgcggcaaggggaggagggaggagagagaaaaagagagagaaagggagggaggtcggacgcgcgcgaggaaggggaaagaagaaaaagaaaaggccggttcgatccagtccggttcgattcggccggttcgattcaagatataaaattttgaatttttactctgcctcgggaccgaaaatgaggtccaaaaatttcaaaaaaattccagaaaactcaaaaaaattcgtagactccaaatatatttttagctttgccacgtggtctttaaataaataaatttttaaaaatcatcaaagtttatattttcgaaaaatcgaacccgatttttaaaatccgaaaaaaatctcaaataatttctaaaaatttaaataaaattaaaataccaatattactcataaaataataaatttaaaattttgggggtgTTACATTCATACTCTAAAAGGCATGAATGTTGGGTTAATAACACACCactcactattttttttttttcaaatgtgaGTTTAATTGAAACACACAGAGAAAATGGGAGTCTTCCATTTCTTTTAAAAATGGCACCTTTTAGATTCTTGATCATGAATTTCCATAAAATGAGTTTCTTAATGATTTGTTTCTATGTTTTAATTCATGAATTGGTTAAGTTTCTGGACCATAAAAAGCAATAAAATTTCTGCAAATTGGTTAGTGGAGATTAAAATTAGAAGAagtaagaagaagaaaaagaaggaagatTTGCTGTTAGATGAAATTAAGCAAAGCATCATATAAAAatgttcagatttcaagcatttctATGAACATGAAGAAGTACATCAATGATCCAAGAAACGGAgggatccatatatatatatatggctagCTGCTTCATATATCATAAACTTGCTTGCCAGTGAACTTGACCTCAATGGGACTAACGTTCTTTCCGATGGATCTGAAATTCTGTCCAACTCCTTGGCGGCCTGGGTTCACTTTCTCAGGATAAACTCCGTCTTTGGGGTGAAGATATTGAACCTCTCCATTAGGAAATGCCCTATAAAACTGGTACTTGATCTTGTATTTGGATCTCAATCTAGTACCAAGAGCCAAACACTGCTCCTTCCTAGCCAACTTAAGCAAGTTAGGCCCTTGCCTCATAATAGCTGCACCTCCAGTAGGCATCTCAAAGATTTGTTCTTTTGGTGAATCCCATGTGATAACATAGAATTCTTCAACTTGAGCCTTGCGCAACAGCCCTCCAGTGCTGCCACCGAAGACTGGTGAGGGTGTGTTTGGGTCCAATTCTGGTGGGGTGAAGCCAACTGGAGCCTCTTTTGTAGGAGCTTCAGTTTTCTCTTCAGCAGCGGCAACTTTGAGAGATCTTTGAGTGGTGGAGAAGGTGAGAGGCTTGGGAGTGGTGAATGAGAAGGAAGAGGTTGGTTTCCATGGCTTACTGCAATTTGGAGCAGTAATGGCTGGGGTGAACAGACCTGCCTGGGTTGCCATGATCTTGCAAGGTTTGAAGGAGGAAAATATTTTGCGGGTATTTCTGTTTTATCAGTTTCGCCGAGTAAGAAAGATCGGATGGATGATTTTCACTTTTCAGATGAGTGGTGGTGCTTTGGATTTCGATTTCTGGATAAGTAGATATTGCTTCGACCAATAGATTTTCTGATTTTGATGCATTGGTCATTGGTCCCACCATGGATTATCGTTTTTGTAATATCTTATCACTTTTAgggttaaaaatattaattagaaaaagcaatacatttaattaatttattaaaagaaaaaagaaacagGCAGAGTCCAACAAATAAAAAATTGTTTATTTGAGAATATTCATTTACCAGCACCTCTCCACCCCATGCCTTAACAAAAGCAAAGTAAATCCTGAAGATGTAAATGAAACTAAGAATTAAGAAACCTTAATTCCTACCACTTGGCAAAATATTTAGCTCATAATGCCAGGCAAAAGCTGCAGGATTAGGCTATTGCCTCCTGGACTGGTTTCATTACCCATTGAAGCTTTAGCTTTAGTTTCTCTCTTGTTTCTTGATTCTGTTCAGTTTGGTTTGGCTGAACTGAGATCCTATCTTGTATCTTGATTCTGTTCTGCTTAGTTTGAATGAATGATCTCAGTTCAAAAGAGCTCATAATGCCCTGCATAATAATCtatcatgaaaaatgaaaatcaTTTCCGCAAACACAATCTTTTGGTagtataaaaacaaaagaaataagcCACTCCCTACACTTTGCTTTATAACGGGGGAAAAGAGAGTACCTCAAAATCAGGTTGCTTgggaaataaaatgaaaattgctGCTCCATATGCAACTCTTGCAGCTCCTCTTAATAAATTGGCAAAATATTGGAATAGAAGAGTCCATGCTAAAAATCTAAAAATCGCTCATCAGTGTTTGTATAAGGATGGAATTCTCTAATTCTCGATATTCACTTCAAACAATGCTTCAGATTGCTAGGAGTAATAAGTTAATAACCGAAAAAGACACAAGGTCCAACAGTGAACTTATCACTGCATGCTAGAGTATTAAACAACTAGCGGCATTAATAATTGTACAGGAAAATTATTATACAGTTGATATCTAATTCTCTTCTGGAGCAGGCATCAGCCGAAGCCTTCCCTCTGATGGCTGATTACCACCAGAAAACCTCTCTTCTGCCAATAAAGACTGTAAATCACTACCATTGGCCAAACTGTTGAATTCTACTGCTTTAGATGGCACAGTTGGATAGCGCCGTTGGCAAAAGGTCATCAATCTCTTGACCGACTGTAAGTATTTGCGGGTAGTCTCATCATTCATGATGTGGGCCACACTATTGGTGTAAATCTTCTCACGAGCTGAACGTTCATGAATGCCAACCATGGTAACTCCAATTGGCCACGGTGCATTACCAATTGCCAGCTTAATATAATGATCCATGGCAGCTAGGTAGTCTCGCTTCATGCAGCACTCAACCACCACTAGCAACGCTTGACGAATATCATCAGGAAGAACCTAAAGAAAGAAGGTAGCATGAGTTGAATGTATGATACTTAAATATCAATATAACATAAACCTTGTAAATGGAGAAAAAGTaagaaatataatctatttataCACAATTTGATCTCCATGTGCACGAGTGCATGCATGCATTTTTGTGTGAGAGAGTGAGTGAGAAAAGGGGTTAGATAGGACCCAATCAAAATTTAAAGGGCTTGAAAGCAAAGAAAAACTATTGATCGACCAGCCAAAACTTAAATATGAAAGCAAAatgaaatttcttaaatgcaaagaGATTAAACAAAAACAACTGAACATAAACTGAAAGTTAGATGAAACAAAAAGATTATAAGAATCGGTATAAATAGAGGAAGGAATAGACCATTATGCTTTGTATGATACCAAATTGCCAAATGCACAATATGCCTTTTGTTCACCCTAtagggctttttttttttttggtctccaCGATGCCTTCTTCCCCCTATCTTTAACTTCTCTTTCAGAGGAATCTTATTTGATAACTCCTACATCATTGGTAATTGCCAGCGCTGTGTGCATGTGGTAGCATTGATATGTTCAAGTGATTACAATTGACTAATCCATGGCATCCTTTAGCCCATTTTTCTTTTGACAAGTGTTGGACTACCTTTCTCTAGTAAGTTTGGAACTGTGGCTTCAAAAaagtgtttatttggtcatttttgggtgcTGGATCCACCTAGACCTCAGTTCAATTACACTCCCTTCTGCTAGAAATAAAAGACAGATAAAACAGAAGTTCAAGGTGCAATATTTCAGCAATAAAACTACTCTGAATAAATAAGGTAGATGTAGGCAAAGTAGATCACTAGAAGTTACGGGCAGATTAAGGTGGTAGGAACAAATATCAAGATTCTCTTGGATCCATTGATAAGTTTTATGGCTATGATTCCCAGTATAATGTAGCCTACTACCTCACTGTATGATACCCTTACAAACTACTTGCTGGATTAATTAGCAGCCCAATGTTGCACCAGTGACAGGAAAATTGCCTTGTTCCCTTTTTCCTATTTCCTACTTTTCAAGTTTCTAAGGGAATTTGTAACTGATAATTACAATTTGTACTAATTTATACTGCTGAGAAACATCCTCGACTCATTTTAACCAATTACGCGAAAAATTTTACATAACCAGAAGCTCCATATCAACATTTAATTGACAAACCAATATTGAATTTGAAATAGAAACGATATTCAAAGCAATAAATTAAAGCCAAAATGCTTACCTTCTTCCTGCAAAACTTGAATAATGGATTCAGATACCTGGCGCACTGTTTAAAGGTAGCAACCATTGACTTCCCTTTAGCCGTCCGCTTCTCTGCGTCAGGCATCTCATCCAACTCCTGTTTCCACTCATTCAACAGCCTTTTGAAGAACACCAGAATCTTATCCTCATCACACAACTCTTCAAAATTGGCCTTCATCCGCTTCAAATCCTTATCAGCATCGACACCACTAGAGCCACCATCGGCGCTCAGCTCCCCCTCCCCTTCCCCTACCTCTCCATCCTCTCCACCTCCTTCCTCCCTATCCTTCCTTTTCCGCTCGCTCAGAATTCCGGTCTTCTGGCGCTTTCTGAGCTCAGCAATATCACGCAAAAAGTCATTGGTCTGCCCCTCAGTCATGTCGTTATCGACCTCGAAGATTCCAGCCTTCAAGACGTACTTCAACCTCTCAAGCCGAGCATCGTCGTCTTCACCAAAGAGAGTGATGGGCTGTTTTAGGAACCGAAGGCGGCGGATGACCTCTTGTTTAGGGAGGACAAGGTTGTCGATGTTTTGTTCATCGGTTAGGGATTTGGATGTCGTggcgatggaggtggaggtggtagcGGTGGCAGTAGCAGTGGCGGTGGCAGTGGATTttgtggaggttgtggttgtagaGGCAGCTGCGGTTTGGCGTTGGGCTTTGGCTTCTAATTCCCGCTTTTCTTCTTCGCGGAGCTTTTGTATTTCTTTTTGTTGGATTTCAGAGCGCTTGAAGACTCGTTTTCCGCCGGTGTCTTGAGCCAGGGATTGACGTTTCTTAAGAAGTTCTTGCTTGAGGAGATCCATCTAGGGTTTGTCTGGTCGGCGATGCTGAAGCCGATGAAAAGGCTGGTTGTATTTTTAGGCTTGGGAATTTGGGAATCGGGAATTTTTCCGGTCTAAACAGGTGGTTGGGTCGGGGAATAATATTTCCGAGAGGAATTATTGGGTGCATCACACTTCTGTCGCACACATGAGACccacattttaaaattaaaaaagaaattactTCTCATTTCTacagaaaatattattttttaatattttagatGTATTTTAACATCTTAACACTCAAAATATTTGaatgataaaattataatttaatataaatattattaaaaaaataatatcccACTTTATTAGAATCCTAAATCCCATGATTAGATTTCTTTTAAAATAGAAATTCTACTAAATCCAATTTTATTCGATATCTTTTTAAAGGATTAATTTTTTAAATCCTATACTTTACTCAattctatttaattaataatgtaaTAATTGAAGATGTTGTCCAATACAATTTACGGTAGCAAATGACTCCGTATTAGAattgaataatttaatttaatatattttatttttaaaattttttttaaaaatataattatttttaaaaaattattttcttaaattttgtttaaaacaatattataaaaaaataatttaaaaactcaAATGTCAAAAAAGTCAAATTCTCTTGAGCTGAGCCTCTCTGTGCCTAATTTGATACAATGAACGTTTACGTTCAAAAGAAAAAAGGTACGCAAAATTGTAACTCGAACTCGTTTGctaaaaataatactaaaaatatttacatcaattgaaCGCGTACGGTTTACTTTGATGGTATTAAACCATAATAAGTGTCAAGTAGCTAAGGAGAAAATgagccaaattaaattgattatatatatatatatattacaatataattatttattataaattaatctaattatacaaaaaaattcaaatattttcacatttttaataatttaatttaatcattttaattttaacataattaattaattttttaaaaatataattttatttaaatttgaaattagtttaggagaggaagaaaaataaaaaaagaaaaatattttttattttttattctttattttctcTCCTTGTATTTAAATGagtgaaaaataaaagaaaaaagtaaAAGAATCGATACTAAaatcttttttttctttgattttttacTCTCTCTTatttaagaagaaaataattagaaaaaaataaaatttatttttctttcctcCTTCGTTTTCCTTCTCTTATCCAAACAATGAAAAAGtctttttaaagttattttttcctacttattttccttcctctcaTTTTTTCACTTATCCAATAACATATGTTATTATTAAATGGTGAAATTCATGCCAATTGtcacattatttaaaatttaaaattaaaaaaaaaaaaggtcctaCTCTCCCCCTCCCTCATAAATTTTTGTTAATATCACTATTGAGAAAAATATACATACCGACCGACTACAAAACACACATGAAAAGGGTCCAATCTAGCCAACCAAATAGAGCTTATGATATATGTAATCCAGCTATTTGCAAGATCGAAATTACAAAAATTTCACACATATTGAGAGAGAAGATAGAAAGAAGGGGGACTTGACAAGTTCATTTTTTCACTTCTAATCATTGGATCTTCCTCCAGCCATATGTATCTTCAACACCGCTGTTCACTCTTTTTCTTCGTTCAGCAATCATGTCAGCATATGCCTGTAAAGAAAATAAGATAATCTAATACCAAAATGCAACTTTCAAACATACAAAAATAAAGATAGCTCTCGTTCAAATAGGAATTTCTCGAGAGAAACCAAACAGAATATTATACTAACTTCAAAATACAAAAGGCAATGCTTCTTTATATTTTGAAGTGGCATCAAATCAATACCAAAGCAAGACAAGAGGCGTATGTTGAAATTGTCAAGTAAACCAACTTGATAGATGTGAATCTCATCTTCTAAGCAAGTCCAACATAAAACAATGCATAGTTCGCTAACTCTTCCAGAGATATAGGACACCAATTTAAGGACCGGTATCCACTGTTACAAAACAACTATTGCACGCATGTAAAAGTAAGTTCCAAGCTTCAAACACCACAATTTAGAAGTCATGCCATAAATTTCCTGCAAATTCACTTCTCATTGTTGTTCATTCTGCAACTTAATACCTTGTGTCATCTCACAAATGCCATCTGAAGCCCTTTTAAGCACTGTTTCTGCCAAATATCATGTGTTACATAAAATGCATTGGTTTGGGAAGTATACTTTATTATCATGTGCCATATTGAGTCTCCAAAATTTGAACTCCAGAAGATAGGGGTGGGAAGGAAGGAGAGAGATTTCGATTGTTAACTGCTTGAATAAACTGTTCTGAGTTCCAACACAAACAAAATTTACCCTAACGACAAAAAATATGCAAGGCAAGTATACACAAAATAATTGATTTGTAATTCCCAGCTTCAATAACTGACTActgaagaaaaagaagttaatCAGCAAACATTAGTTGTCAAGTGAGATCATACCTTGGGATAAGAATACAGAAAAATGTACCACCAGAAGCATATTAACAGGAGTAAAATACTCGTAATTACAACTGAGTGCAACATCAGCCAACTACAAGCAATCACTGATACTCCAGTGAGTGTTATTGTCCATGGTTGGCACCtagaaaaaaatagataaaaaagagTCAGATAACAGCTAAAGCAAGCATAGATATTTATGCCCATTTGGAATTTAAATGAAGATGTGAATGAAATTTGTCATGAAGATGTTGGACTATAATTTAAAGCAAATCCTACATATAAACaaaatgttcaaggttcaaggggTAATTTATCAGGCGTGCAttcaattaaatcaaaattttgactaattgaaaattttaacagACTCTAAAATATGATCGAACTGAAATTAAGAGAGAACTAAATCTGATCAAAACCGAAAATATTTGGTCAGCTATCGGTTATAACCAAACTAaccaaaataaattataatagatggaaatttaataattagaagtatcaaaattatttagagtggagaaagataaTCCATATAACTAACCCTAATAAATTTTTTTGGATAGAAGCTTACTTGAGTTGAGTCCaataaattttttggataaatgcttagatgagttgagttgagttgtgtatgaaaatttaataaaattgatcAGCCTATAATTTTGCAAAAACATGTCCCATAAATATGTTATGCAATTTTGATTCTCAACGGAGATCTCTCATATGGAAACAGATATAAACAATACAATTAATATAATTCTCATAAGTTGCGGGAAAATTGGACATAAGGAAAGGAATTACAATATCAGAATAACCATAACAATCAATAGCACCAAGGTTCCTCTCTCCTTAGCATCTAAATGAAACAAAACAAATCTGAACCCTGAAGAGACTAAAGCCCAAAGCAAGGATGACATATTAATGGTGACAGATGCACTTATGGAATAACAATAATCAATCTTACACTTAATATTACTCCACCTATAACCACCTGATTCCTCTAGGGAAGCAGCAGAGCATGCTCGGTCATCtagaaatcacatctagaaatTAAAACGCTATGGGATTCGAGAATGTAAGGGAAATGGAATCCTGAATAATACTTAATGTATGTGATATTATCTCATGAGCTATTACCTACATGGTCCATCTTCAAAAGTGGCCTCATTCTTATTTCGAATTGCAGAACTCACAACTGAAATCAATATTTTATTCCCACCCTGCTAACTCCACTGAATGTAACGAAGAATTTCACCTATCCTATATGGGAATTCAACAAAATTCCCACTTCAAAGAGTTCCAATCTGAGGCCCCAATCTATTGCGAACTACAAATATCTTAAGCTGCATAAAATGAAAGTCAGCAAGAAAAAACTAAATCCAAAGATTGCAGTTTCGTAAACGCTTTAGgttatttatatacatattattgacGAAAGCAAGCAGGCATACCATGATGGTTTGGTGTCCCAAACAGAGTCGTATTCGAGAGAGAGGTAGTTAAGATAGCCATCCATGTCATCGACTACACCATTTTCGTCCAAGAACTGAGACTCATTTCGGTCACTTGAATTCCCTCCAAAAACTACAGTTCTGCCTCGAATTTCGGCGGATTTGAGAGTGTATGAGGAGATATGGGGCCATGAAGTACGTTTATGGAGATGGGTTCTTGAAGAGGAATGATTGGGTGTCAGT carries:
- the LOC110643295 gene encoding photosystem I reaction center subunit II, chloroplastic-like, which produces MATQAGLFTPAITAPNCSKPWKPTSSFSFTTPKPLTFSTTQRSLKVAAAEEKTEAPTKEAPVGFTPPELDPNTPSPVFGGSTGGLLRKAQVEEFYVITWDSPKEQIFEMPTGGAAIMRQGPNLLKLARKEQCLALGTRLRSKYKIKYQFYRAFPNGEVQYLHPKDGVYPEKVNPGRQGVGQNFRSIGKNVSPIEVKFTGKQVYDI
- the LOC110643294 gene encoding uncharacterized protein LOC110643294, yielding MDLLKQELLKKRQSLAQDTGGKRVFKRSEIQQKEIQKLREEEKRELEAKAQRQTAAASTTTTSTKSTATATATATATTSTSIATTSKSLTDEQNIDNLVLPKQEVIRRLRFLKQPITLFGEDDDARLERLKYVLKAGIFEVDNDMTEGQTNDFLRDIAELRKRQKTGILSERKRKDREEGGGEDGEVGEGEGELSADGGSSGVDADKDLKRMKANFEELCDEDKILVFFKRLLNEWKQELDEMPDAEKRTAKGKSMVATFKQCARYLNPLFKFCRKKVLPDDIRQALLVVVECCMKRDYLAAMDHYIKLAIGNAPWPIGVTMVGIHERSAREKIYTNSVAHIMNDETTRKYLQSVKRLMTFCQRRYPTVPSKAVEFNSLANGSDLQSLLAEERFSGGNQPSEGRLRLMPAPEEN
- the LOC110643285 gene encoding uncharacterized protein LOC110643285 yields the protein MGTLSFLFPLSLCCPLTPNHSSSRTHLHKRTSWPHISSYTLKSAEIRGRTVVFGGNSSDRNESQFLDENGVVDDMDGYLNYLSLEYDSVWDTKPSWCQPWTITLTGVSVIACSWLMLHSVVITSILLLLICFWWYIFLYSYPKAYADMIAERRKRVNSGVEDTYGWRKIQ